TTGCGCCAGGAAGAACAGCATTAACTCGCACACCGTGTTCTGCAAAATCAATAGCCATGCTTTTAGTCAATGCAAGCATTCCGCCCTTGGACGCCGAATAGGCAGCATGATTGCGAATCGTAGCGTGGGCGTGCACGGAGGCAACATTAATAAAGGCTCCGCCATTGCTTTTAATAAGATGGGGGATCGCGTACTTGCCCAAATAAAATGCACTAGACAGATTAACTCGAATCGTGTCCTCCCATTCGTCCTCCGTTAATTCCACGACGTTCTTCAACGACTCAATTGCAGCGCTATGAACGATAATATCTAACCGGCCATATTGTCGAACAGCTTCATCAATTAGATTTCTGACACTCGCATTGCTACCGACATCAGTCTTAATATAGCGACAGCTGCCTCCAGTCTGTGCTACTCTCTCCAAAGTGCCTGCTGCTTGGGTTTCCGAACGATTGGCGATAATGACATGTGCTCCTTCTGAAGCAAGGCGCACAGCCGTTTCACGACCTATACCGCTTCCCCCGCCCGTTACGATCGCAACCTTACCTTCAAATCGATGAGTCATCCGCTGCTCTCTCCTTTTTCTTCATATATGAAGCATTCACCGGGGAATTAGGCAATGCGCCGCTTATAACGCGTGCTGCTTCCTCACCTGCCAAACGTTGAAGACGGGGAAGCGATTCTTCAGAGTAATAGGCACTATGGGGAGTAAGAATGACATTAGAATGACCGATTAATGGGTTGTCTACAGACGGTGGCTCCTGCTCAAGTACATCTAGGCATAACACTCCAATTTTCCCTTCCACAACCGCTGCGGCAGCATCCTCTATATTTACGAGAGCCCCACGTGCTGTATTGACGATCACGACTCCCTCTTTCATCTGGTTCAATGTATCGGCACTTACAAAATAACGTGTATCTTCGTTTAATGGCATATGAAGAGACAAATAATCGCTAGTAGCGAACAATTCATCGCGTGTAACAGCTCGAACGTCATAATGAGCAAGAGCTTCGGGTGAAGCCCAAGGATCATGGGTTATGATCTTCATATCGAATGCTTTCGCCCGTTTGGCAACCATCTGCGCAATCTGTCCAAAGCCAGCGAGACCAAGTGTCTTTCCAGCAAGACATTGAATAGGGCGATGCTGTAAGAAATCCCATTCCCCTTTATGTACACTTTCGTTGCAGACGGTCAGCTTACGAGAGGCGCCAAGCAGAAGAGCAAAGGTGTGATCGGCAACCTCGTCCATGCAATAATGCGGGATATTACATACCCAGATCCCTCGTTTTGCCGCTGCCAACAAATCTACATTATCGAACCCAATTCCATAGCGGATAATAACTTGGCAATGCTGCAAACCTTCAATAATTTCAGCAGTGATAGGCGTATATTGGACGAAGAGTGCCACGCCATCGGCTGCCTCCCTAATAATCTCGTCAGACTTATTTACGGTGAGCTCAATTAGTTCCACGCCGATTTCCTTAAGGATTTGGCGTTCCTGATGAAGATCTGAAAATTCGTGAGGCAATGCATAAGCTTTCATAGTTGATTCCTTCCCTTCTTGTTACCTTTATGTATATCGTATAACTGTTAACACTTTACGTTTAAAGAAAGCTGATTATGTAGCTAGCAGCTCTTTCAAGTTAGTGATCATCACTTGCTCCGCCTCATCAAGATGCATCTTGATCAATGCACAGGCTTTATCTGCATTATGCTCTTGAATAGCCGTAAGAATCGATTGATGGTGGTCTATGATTTGATCAGATCGAGGATTTCCTTTATTCGTGATTTCAAGAATAGACATAATAACATCCTCAAGACCGTTCCAAGACTGAATGAGTGACTTATTCGCAGACAAGCTCACGATGCTCCGATGGAACAGCATATCCCATTGGGAGAATTCATCAGTAGAAATTGTGAGGTCTCTCATATTAGCCAGTATCATCATAAATTCGTTCATAGCAAATAGCTCTGAGGGATTTGCTATCCATCTGATAACAGAAAAGCTCTCTAGCATATACCGAAATTCAAAGAGATTACGGATATCCTGCTCGTCGAATTTCCGAACACACACCCGACCGTTGGATAACCGCTCCGCGAATCCTTCTCTTACTAGAAGCTGCAACGCATCTCTAATGGGCCCTCTGCTCATGCCCCATTCTTCCGCGAGTACAGGCTCCGCTAGATGGTAACGATCGGGATATTTCCCCGTTATAATCGCTTTGCGAAGCTTACGGGATACCGTATCACCCATTATATTTCTTTTTATGATACTCATTACTTCTCACCTCATGATATCTCAAAACAGTTAACAGTTTTAAGATATCATGACCCTCTTAGAAAGTCAAAGTAACTTCTTAATAAGCAAGCCCACACCCGGTCTATCATAATGAATAGTAGAAATATTCCCTTCTATTGTTACATTGGCTGGATAAAAAATCAGACTAATACGTTTATTTTCTTTTTCATAAATATAAGTAAAGGGAACAAAATCGTTAGAAGCGCCACCTTCCCACCCTGAAGTGGAAAGCTTATTTTCATGCCAACGTATAGCTTCAGAATAATTCAAGTTGGGGATAAAATAACATTCATCCCCCTCCTCCATAGCTACTTCAGGACATTGAGATACAGATTTGCTGGCTTTGGGATGAATAAACTCATATTGAGGCGTTGAATAAGCCATCCAAACTATTACCACAGTTACTATAACCGACATAGCTAATCCATAAATCAACCATTTCCTCAAGAGAACCCCACCTATTCCCTTATACTCCTTACTATTCAATTAACGGAATCAACTTGGAAAATGTTTCTATAAAACGGGGTGAGCATTGGGTTGAGAATTGCTCTGACAACTTACTCCGCAATGAATGTGTAGGTGGATAAAGATTGAATGCTACTGCAATTAGCAGATGCATCCTTCAATAGCTTCACTTCGGATTGGATATAAGCTTTAAGCTTTTCCGGTGCATGGGGTAATTCATTTAATTCAGATACATATTCCGATAAAGTAAAATCGACCTCCCACCCGCCATCTTGTAAATCTGTTGAGTTAATCGATTGCTCTTTTACAATTTTCCAGCCCGCATTCACAGCTAGCTCTTTCAGATCCTCCGGGGTAAATAACGTACGAATATTGGAAAAGCTACTCTCCTTAAAACACTCGTATTGCGCTTGAATAGACACAGCCAAGAAATGTGGGAACTGCTCCATAGTCTTAATTCGGGTGTCCCATTCCGCTAAACATAAGGATTTTCCCCATCTCTTAACCTTCTCCAGTATTCGGGAGAGCTCTTCGAAGGATTTCAAGTACCAGGAGCAGTGGGACAGCACGATCGTATCAAAATAATGGTCTGGAAAATCAACATCCGGAGAAAGCACATCAACTTCAAAACGGATATCGATTTGTTTACCTAGTTTGGACTGCTTTAAGTGGGATATCGCATCACCAAGTGTAATTGGACTGCCGTAGTCAGGCGAAGCAATATCAATTCCATGTACTAACCCATTATCGCCAACTAAATAAGCCAACACAGCTGTCGTATCTCCCTGACCGCAGCCTATTTCCAGCACTCTGCTTCCTGCTTTTATGTCCCATAACTCAGCCAGTTTTATTCGATGCTCGGTTTGTACTCTTTGAATGTTGGAAGCTCCATCGCTCAACAGCATACAACTAAGTACATTTTCTAAAATATCATTGTTCATACGCACTACTCCTTCATATAGAAGAGCTCATTAAGCTCAATCCGGCATAATCCTTCTATCGTTTCCATGTGTGAGTTTATTTCTTCCTTCTCAGAAGCCTTCCTACATAAAAAACAGCTACCCCTAATAGCATCAATCCAAGGCTTTCAATTACTCTCCACATTGGGCTTGATATAGATCCATATTTGGTTTCTTGCTGTAAATAATCAACTGATGCATAAGAGCTTATAATATCTGGAACATCATTAGGACTAAAATATTCCCTTCGTATCATCTGAAAAGCATAAAAAACAAATACAAACATTATTCCTGTAATGAGAGCTTTAATAAATGTTTTATTCATTGTTACCACCCTATCTTCATTTCTATGTCCTCATATTACCATTAGTAGGAGATAGGTGTCTCAGTTCATCCGGTTTCCAAATAGCAAAAAAGGGCAGGAAATAGACATTCTGTCCATCTTCTACCCTTTTTAAGGCTTTGAAGCTTTCACTTTGTAGATGAGTCATTAAGCGGTATAGGAGGATAATTAACCTGGAATTGCGCGGATTCCAC
This portion of the Cohnella abietis genome encodes:
- a CDS encoding C-terminal binding protein; translated protein: MKAYALPHEFSDLHQERQILKEIGVELIELTVNKSDEIIREAADGVALFVQYTPITAEIIEGLQHCQVIIRYGIGFDNVDLLAAAKRGIWVCNIPHYCMDEVADHTFALLLGASRKLTVCNESVHKGEWDFLQHRPIQCLAGKTLGLAGFGQIAQMVAKRAKAFDMKIITHDPWASPEALAHYDVRAVTRDELFATSDYLSLHMPLNEDTRYFVSADTLNQMKEGVVIVNTARGALVNIEDAAAAVVEGKIGVLCLDVLEQEPPSVDNPLIGHSNVILTPHSAYYSEESLPRLQRLAGEEAARVISGALPNSPVNASYMKKKERAADDSSI
- a CDS encoding class I SAM-dependent methyltransferase, producing MNNDILENVLSCMLLSDGASNIQRVQTEHRIKLAELWDIKAGSRVLEIGCGQGDTTAVLAYLVGDNGLVHGIDIASPDYGSPITLGDAISHLKQSKLGKQIDIRFEVDVLSPDVDFPDHYFDTIVLSHCSWYLKSFEELSRILEKVKRWGKSLCLAEWDTRIKTMEQFPHFLAVSIQAQYECFKESSFSNIRTLFTPEDLKELAVNAGWKIVKEQSINSTDLQDGGWEVDFTLSEYVSELNELPHAPEKLKAYIQSEVKLLKDASANCSSIQSLSTYTFIAE
- a CDS encoding GntR family transcriptional regulator; this encodes MSIIKRNIMGDTVSRKLRKAIITGKYPDRYHLAEPVLAEEWGMSRGPIRDALQLLVREGFAERLSNGRVCVRKFDEQDIRNLFEFRYMLESFSVIRWIANPSELFAMNEFMMILANMRDLTISTDEFSQWDMLFHRSIVSLSANKSLIQSWNGLEDVIMSILEITNKGNPRSDQIIDHHQSILTAIQEHNADKACALIKMHLDEAEQVMITNLKELLAT
- a CDS encoding SDR family NAD(P)-dependent oxidoreductase, translating into MTHRFEGKVAIVTGGGSGIGRETAVRLASEGAHVIIANRSETQAAGTLERVAQTGGSCRYIKTDVGSNASVRNLIDEAVRQYGRLDIIVHSAAIESLKNVVELTEDEWEDTIRVNLSSAFYLGKYAIPHLIKSNGGAFINVASVHAHATIRNHAAYSASKGGMLALTKSMAIDFAEHGVRVNAVLPGATDTGMLNRWAKLDGQTDSEPKLAWKDAQPLGRIGEPEEIAALICFLASDEAKFIIGSGFVIDGGMLAQL